A section of the Carya illinoinensis cultivar Pawnee chromosome 12, C.illinoinensisPawnee_v1, whole genome shotgun sequence genome encodes:
- the LOC122290448 gene encoding putative disease resistance protein At4g19050 isoform X12, with translation MADQQSAERSNETKSKEIATKDSGHPTESAEGNKEVASTKEIARKYSRNPTELAEGNKEVASTKEIARKDSGNPTESAEGNKEVASTKEISRKDSINPRELAKGNKEVASTKEIARKDSGNPTESAEGNKEVASTKEIARKDSGNPTELAEGNKEVTSTKEIARKDSGNPTELAEGNKEVASTKGHQLLPREFVTELAEGNKEVASTKEIARKDSGNPTESTEGNKEVASTKEIARKNSGNPIESADGNKEVASTKEIASQNPTESAARNKDDVKSTEENDFENYIMEQLEDENVETIALEGEAGVGKTWKARKSNDFIINSENHFYGNLWISMNKEHDKRFLYDVLAHQLSVQASTDDYQEGNDEKKSEELVRKITNMLVERKSKESEVLEITKMLREMELKKMEELVSEIPKKLRGIESNNLEVLVITKMVREMESKKTEELKRKITQKLGEMEEKKLWEMAKKKKSGGSDRLSDNKVFQSNDRLEDQKPKTEKSIKSVWKKKEKNKTVGLPINEKSGGHISSSKEKLFLLVILDDIRSDSTYEEGTRAELETLLPKESRPKFLVTRRRDTVSKDEKILKNGELIIDIEPLREKESGTLFKKLLKTSILHEESFVASIEKIAQKSNGLPIAVVKLVVEALNLSGANDLELLKLENALKQIANYKEADKCTSSLLRLAIHMLHGSDHGSCSTPGNDTLVNCYWHSWEFISRHGAIDYNVLIFSWILEGYFGSADHIKQSYEEGHRVLMKLIGCGLLKMLEDNLIMMEELVLSIPDCRRDGYEQRSVLGLARVLDESIWKGFGTLAPSDYMIKTPKRGPKKDKYISTLLIHGSSLCREDLDLYFEEKLGLQNLAIFNPRFDSIPRLLSKMEELCVLILRGCDQLQEIDAIQNLKSLTVLEISDANFLEKKEKITGDLFKEMTNLQTLNLCAVSIKMLPSSLSNLKQLRWLILRRCPFLESLPNLKELTNLEVLDLSGSTSLLNITDKTFSHLKKIQFLDFSHTSIKRLPFLCNLGNLENLTQLLLRNCKLNRLPSFKALPALQCIDISASNSNMLKDIKEDFFENKDKLKILHLSKTEISRLPSNFGNFPNLELLDLSDSSKLVTIPENAFKNMGCLRHLNLSNTKLESLPKISNLVNLRQLFLENCALHKLPKMEGVTRLEELHLSNASSLVEIEDQSFDYLSHIYLLDFSHTKIKTLPSLAKLNNLRSLNLSGTRLTFPCISSLTNLTQLSLRGCSISDQSEPNFGEHKKLEVLDLSEITGITSLSTLNNLTSLRELKLRGCSKLEQLQHLESLAHLEVLDLWETGIKQFPKEICKLTQLKHLDLPKGIMGIQESDLQKMEPEFHFYVFPEQGKAGDIHWHKVDPNFRRIYFNTLSLPGECRQFLEIIGSIEVKDVLKKAAYISLIGNKFITRLSDLGVENVDAMKGCWLQRCPEMETLCLEEEIEDKTVGNLEILWVSNLPKLKDLCSGIQPAGGGFKNLTEMYLDCCPLIKSVFHSSQFPEKLKILQIKFCEDLEILFEPNTLDKAGNLEILRASNLPKLKDLCSGIHTAGGGFKNLTEMYLDCCPLIKYVFHSSQFPEKLKILRIKFCKDLKRLFEQNNVLDADKKWSLQKLHLVELPKLTEMGVPESKKIRDVFPSLEAITVKECPMLEIMSEKIKEANCNNVEEDWNIQL, from the exons ATGGCCGATCAGCAGTCTGCAGAGCGAAGTAATGAAACCAAGTCTAAAG AAATTGCCACGAAAGATAGCGGACATCCAACAGAGTCAGCTGAAGGAAACAAGGAGGTCGCATCCACAAAAG AAATTGCCAGGAAATATAGCAGAAATCCAACAGAGTTAGCTGAAGGAAACAAGGAGGTCGCATCCACAAAAG AAATTGCCAGGAAAGATAGCGGAAATCCAACAGAGTCAGCTGAAGGAAACAAGGAGGTCGCATCCACAAAAG AAATTTCCAGGAAAGATAGCATAAATCCAAGAGAGTTAGCTAAAGGAAACAAGGAGGTCGCATCCACAAAAG AAATTGCCAGGAAAGATAGCGGAAATCCAACAGAGTCAGCTGAAGGAAACAAGGAGGTCGCCTCCACAAAAG AAATTGCCAGGAAAGATAGCGGAAATCCAACAGAGTTAGCTGAAGGAAACAAGGAGGTCACATCCACAAAAG AAATTGCCAGGAAAGATAGCGGAAATCCAACAGAGTTAGCTGAAGGAAACAAGGAGGTCGCATCCACAAAAG GTCATCAACTTTTACCAAGAGAATTTGTTACAGAGTTAGCTGAAGGAAACAAGGAGGTCGCATCCACAAAAG AAATTGCCAGGAAAGATAGCGGAAATCCAACAGAGTCAACTGAAGGAAACAAGGAGGTCGCATCCACAAAAG AAATTGCCAGGAAAAATAGCGGAAATCCAATAGAGTCAGCTGATGGAAACAAGGAGGTCGCATCTACAAAAG AAATTGCTAGCCAAAATCCAACAGAGTCAGCTGCAAGAAACAAGGACGACGTCAAATCCACGGAAG aaAACGATTTCGAGAATTATATAATGGAGCAGTTGGAGGACGAAAATGTGGAAACCATTGCCCTGGAGGGGGAAGCAGGAGTAGGGAAAACATGGAAGGCTAGAAAAAGCAATGATTTTATCATCAATTCTGAGAACCACTTCTATGGAAATCTTTGGATATCTATGAACAAAGAGCACGACAAAAGGTTCCTTTATGATGTCCTTGCCCATCAGTTGTCCGTACAAGCAAGTACCGATGATTATCAAGAAGGTAATGACGAAAAGAAATCGGAAGAGTTAGTAAGGAAGATAACAAATATGCTCGTGGAAAGGAAAAGCAAGGAATCGGAAGTGTTGGAGATAACTAAGATGCTCAGGGAAATGGAACTCAAGAAAATGGAAGAGTTGGTAAGCGAGATACCTAAGAAGCTCAGGGGAATAGAAAGCAACAACTTGGAAGTGTTGGTGATAACTAAGATGGTCAGGGAAATGGAGAGCAAGAAAACGGAAGAGTTGAAAAGGAAGATAACTCAGAAGCTCGGAGAAATGGAAGAGAAGAAACTCTGGGAGAtggcaaaaaaaaagaaatccggAGGATCAGATAGACTTTCTGATAACAAAGTATTTCAGAGTAATGATCGACTGGAAGATCAGAAGCCGAAAACTGAGAAGTCAATTAAAAGTGTctggaaaaagaaggaaaaaaataagactGTTGGGTTACCGATTAATGAGAAGTCTGGAGGACATATATCATCTTCTAAAGAAAAActatttcttttagtaattctGGATGATATTCGTAGTGACAGTACTTATGAAGAGGGAACTAGGGCTGAATTGGAAACGTTGCTGCCAAAGGAATCTAGGCCCAAGTTTTTAGTCACAAGAAGAAGGGACACAGTGAGCAAGGACGAGAAAATATTGAAGAATGGGGAACTGATCATTGATATTGAGCCCTTGCGAGAAAAAGAGTCAGGGACTCTATTTAAGAAACTTCTCAAAACTTCAATTCTCCATGAGGAAAGTTTTGTAGCAAGCATTGAGAAAATTGCCCAAAAGAGCAATGGTTTGCCAATTGCAGTAGTCAAACTGGTAGTAGAAGCCTTAAATCTATCAGGAGCAAATGATCTAGAGCTTTTGAAATTGGAAAATGCTCTGAAACAAATAGCTAATTATAAGGAAGCAGATAAATGCACAAGTTCGCTCTTGCGCTTAGCAATTCACATGTTGCATGGAAGTGATCATGGATCTTGCAGTACCCCAGGAAACGACACTTTGGTCAATTGCTATTGGCATAGCTGGGAATTCATAAGCAGACATGGTGCAATAGATTACAATGTGTTGATATTCAGCTGGATATTGGAAGGATATTTCGGTTCTGCCGATCATATTAAGCAGTCATATGAAGAAGGGCATCGTGTGTTGATGAAACTAATAGGATGTGGGTTGCTGAAAATGCTAGAAGATAATCTTATTATGATGGAAGAATTGGTTCTTTCCATTCCTGATTGTCGTCGTGATGGATATGAGCAGAGATCAGTCCTGGGATTAGCTCGTGTTCTTGACGAAAGCATTTGGAAAGGATTTGGGACACTTGCACCTTCAGATTATATGATAAAGACACCAAAAAGAGGcccaaaaaaagataaatatatttcCACTCTCCTCATTCATGGAAGTAGTCTCTGCAGGGAAGACCTAGATTTATACTTCGAGGAGAAGCTAGGACTCCAAAATCTTGCCATTTTCAATCCCAGGTTCGATTCAATCCCTCGATTATTGTCTAAAATGGAAGAGCTTTGTGTGTTGATTCTCAGAGGTTGTGATCAATTGCAAGAGATCGATGCCATCCAAAACCTGAAATCACTGACAGTTCTGGAGATATCCGATGCTAACTtcttagaaaagaaagaaaagatcaCTGGCGATCTTTTTAAGGAAATGACTAATCTTCAGACCCTTAACTTGTGTGCAGTCTCCATCAAAATGCTTCCTTCCTCTCTTTCTAACCTGAAACAACTACGTTGGCTCATCCTTAGGAGGTGCCCTTTTTTGGAAAGCTTGCCAAATCTAAAAGAACTTACAAATCTCGAGGTGCTTGATCTTTCTGGTTCTACATCTTTGCTAAATATTACAGACAAAACCTTCTCCCATCTCAAGAAAATCCAATTCCTTGATTTTTCCCATACCTCAATTAAAAGACTTCCATTCCTTTGCAACCTTGGCAACCTTGAAAATCTCACTCAACTCTTGTTGCGCAACTGTAAGTTAAATAGATTGCCTTCCTTTAAAGCCTTACCTGCTCTTCAGTGTATTGATATCTCAGCTTCTAATTCTAATATGTTAAAGGATATCAAAGAAGACTTTTTTGAAAATAAGGATAAACTCAAGATCCTTCATTTGTCCAAGACTGAAATCAGCCGTTTGCCTTCCAATTTTGGCAACTTTCCAAATCTTGAGCTGCTTGATCTTTCTGATTCCTCCAAATTGGTTACAATCCCAGAAAATGCCTTCAAAAACATGGGTTGCCTCCGTCATCTCAACCTCTCAAACACAAAACTTGAAAGTCTACCAAAAATATCCAACCTTGTTAACCTTCGACAGCTCTTTCTTGAGAATTGTGCACTACATAAATTACCAAAAATGGAAGGAGTTACAAGACTTGAGGAGCTTCATCTTTCTAATGCTTCTAGTCTAGTTGAGATTGAAGATCAATCATTTGATTATCTGAGCCATATTTATCTTCTTGATTTCTCACAtaccaaaattaaaactctaCCATCACTGGCCAAGCTCAATAACCTTCGTTCTCTCAACCTTTCGGGAACAAGACTTACATTTCCTTGCATTTCCAGTCTCACCAACCTCACTCAGCTTTCACTTCGAGGTTGTTCAATCTCAGATCAATCAGAGCCAAATTTTGGAGAACATAAAAAGCTCGAGGTTTTGGATCTATCAGAGATCACAGGAATCACGTCTCTATCAACATTGAACAATCTTACCAGTCTTCGGGAGCTCAAGTTGAGAGGGTGTTCGAAGTTGGAGCAGCTTCAACATTTGGAATCGCTTGCTCATTTAGAGGTTCTTGATTTGTGGGAGACGGGAATCAAGCAATTTCCCAAAGAGATTTGTAAGTTGACTCAGTTGAAGCACCTAGATCTGCCAAAGGGTATAATGGGTATTCAAGAATCTGACTTGCAGAAGATGGAGCCCGAATTTCACTTTTATGTTTTCCCTGAGCAAGGCAAAGCTGGGGACATCCATTGGCACAAAGTTGATCCTAACTTCAGAAGAATTTACTTCAACACTCTATCTTTACCTGGGGAGTGTCGCCAGTTTTTGGAAATCATTGGGTCTATTGAGGTTAAGGATGTCCTCAAGAAAGCTGCATATATATCTTTGATTGGAAATAAGTTCATCACACGATTATCAGATCTTGGTGTGGAAAATGTGGATGCAATGAAAGGTTGTTGGCTACAGAGGTGCCCGGAAATGGAGACATTATGTttggaagaagaaatagaagacaAAACGGTGGGAAATCTAGAGATTTTGTGGGTATCAAACCTTCCCAAATTGAAGGATTTATGCAGCGGGATACAGCCAGCAGGTGGGGGCTTTAAAAATCTAACAGAAATGTATCTAGATTGTTGCCCATTGATTAAATCTGTCTTTCATTCTTCCCAATTCCCGGAAAAGCTTAAGatcctccaaatcaaattctgtGAGGATTTAGAAATACTGTTTGAGCCGAATACCTTGGATAAAGCTGGAAATCTAGAGATTTTGCGGGCATCAAACCTTCCCAAATTGAAGGATTTATGCAGCGGGATACATACAGCAGGTGGGGGCTTTAAAAATCTAACAGAAATGTATCTAGATTGTTGCCCATTGATTAAATATGTCTTTCATTCATCCCAATTCCCGGAAAAGCTTAAGATCCTCCGGATCAAATTCTGTAAGGATTTAAAAAGACTATTCGAGCAGAATAATGTCTTGGACGCTGATAAAAAATGGAGTTTACAGAAATTGCATTTGGTGGAACTGCCCAAGTTGACTGAGATGGGGGTGCCAGAGTCGAAGAAGATTCGTGATGTATTTCCATCACTAGAAGCAATCACAGTGAAGGAATGCCCAATGCTGGAGATCATGTCGGAAAAAATAAAGGAGGCAAATTGTAACAACGTTGAAGAAGATTG gAATATACAACTATAA
- the LOC122290448 gene encoding putative disease resistance protein At4g19050 isoform X22, giving the protein MADQQSAERSNETKSKEIATKDSGHPTESAEGNKEVASTKEIARKDSGNPTESAEGNKEVASTKEIARKYSRNPTELAEGNKEVASTKEIARKDSGNPTESAEGNKEVASTKEIARKDSGNPTELAEGNKEVASTKGHQLLPREFVTELAEGNKEVASTKEIARKDSGNPTESTEGNKEVASTKEIARKNSGNPIESADGNKEVASTKEIASQNPTESAARNKDDVKSTEENDFENYIMEQLEDENVETIALEGEAGVGKTWKARKSNDFIINSENHFYGNLWISMNKEHDKRFLYDVLAHQLSVQASTDDYQEGNDEKKSEELVRKITNMLVERKSKESEVLEITKMLREMELKKMEELVSEIPKKLRGIESNNLEVLVITKMVREMESKKTEELKRKITQKLGEMEEKKLWEMAKKKKSGGSDRLSDNKVFQSNDRLEDQKPKTEKSIKSVWKKKEKNKTVGLPINEKSGGHISSSKEKLFLLVILDDIRSDSTYEEGTRAELETLLPKESRPKFLVTRRRDTVSKDEKILKNGELIIDIEPLREKESGTLFKKLLKTSILHEESFVASIEKIAQKSNGLPIAVVKLVVEALNLSGANDLELLKLENALKQIANYKEADKCTSSLLRLAIHMLHGSDHGSCSTPGNDTLVNCYWHSWEFISRHGAIDYNVLIFSWILEGYFGSADHIKQSYEEGHRVLMKLIGCGLLKMLEDNLIMMEELVLSIPDCRRDGYEQRSVLGLARVLDESIWKGFGTLAPSDYMIKTPKRGPKKDKYISTLLIHGSSLCREDLDLYFEEKLGLQNLAIFNPRFDSIPRLLSKMEELCVLILRGCDQLQEIDAIQNLKSLTVLEISDANFLEKKEKITGDLFKEMTNLQTLNLCAVSIKMLPSSLSNLKQLRWLILRRCPFLESLPNLKELTNLEVLDLSGSTSLLNITDKTFSHLKKIQFLDFSHTSIKRLPFLCNLGNLENLTQLLLRNCKLNRLPSFKALPALQCIDISASNSNMLKDIKEDFFENKDKLKILHLSKTEISRLPSNFGNFPNLELLDLSDSSKLVTIPENAFKNMGCLRHLNLSNTKLESLPKISNLVNLRQLFLENCALHKLPKMEGVTRLEELHLSNASSLVEIEDQSFDYLSHIYLLDFSHTKIKTLPSLAKLNNLRSLNLSGTRLTFPCISSLTNLTQLSLRGCSISDQSEPNFGEHKKLEVLDLSEITGITSLSTLNNLTSLRELKLRGCSKLEQLQHLESLAHLEVLDLWETGIKQFPKEICKLTQLKHLDLPKGIMGIQESDLQKMEPEFHFYVFPEQGKAGDIHWHKVDPNFRRIYFNTLSLPGECRQFLEIIGSIEVKDVLKKAAYISLIGNKFITRLSDLGVENVDAMKGCWLQRCPEMETLCLEEEIEDKTVGNLEILWVSNLPKLKDLCSGIQPAGGGFKNLTEMYLDCCPLIKSVFHSSQFPEKLKILQIKFCEDLEILFEPNTLDKAGNLEILRASNLPKLKDLCSGIHTAGGGFKNLTEMYLDCCPLIKYVFHSSQFPEKLKILRIKFCKDLKRLFEQNNVLDADKKWSLQKLHLVELPKLTEMGVPESKKIRDVFPSLEAITVKECPMLEIMSEKIKEANCNNVEEDWNIQL; this is encoded by the exons ATGGCCGATCAGCAGTCTGCAGAGCGAAGTAATGAAACCAAGTCTAAAG AAATTGCCACGAAAGATAGCGGACATCCAACAGAGTCAGCTGAAGGAAACAAGGAGGTCGCATCCACAAAAG AAATTGCCAGGAAAGATAGCGGAAATCCAACAGAGTCAGCTGAAGGAAACAAGGAGGTCGCATCCACAAAAG AAATTGCCAGGAAATATAGCAGAAATCCAACAGAGTTAGCTGAAGGAAACAAGGAGGTCGCATCCACAAAAG AAATTGCCAGGAAAGATAGCGGAAATCCAACAGAGTCAGCTGAAGGAAACAAGGAGGTCGCATCCACAAAAG AAATTGCCAGGAAAGATAGCGGAAATCCAACAGAGTTAGCTGAAGGAAACAAGGAGGTCGCATCCACAAAAG GTCATCAACTTTTACCAAGAGAATTTGTTACAGAGTTAGCTGAAGGAAACAAGGAGGTCGCATCCACAAAAG AAATTGCCAGGAAAGATAGCGGAAATCCAACAGAGTCAACTGAAGGAAACAAGGAGGTCGCATCCACAAAAG AAATTGCCAGGAAAAATAGCGGAAATCCAATAGAGTCAGCTGATGGAAACAAGGAGGTCGCATCTACAAAAG AAATTGCTAGCCAAAATCCAACAGAGTCAGCTGCAAGAAACAAGGACGACGTCAAATCCACGGAAG aaAACGATTTCGAGAATTATATAATGGAGCAGTTGGAGGACGAAAATGTGGAAACCATTGCCCTGGAGGGGGAAGCAGGAGTAGGGAAAACATGGAAGGCTAGAAAAAGCAATGATTTTATCATCAATTCTGAGAACCACTTCTATGGAAATCTTTGGATATCTATGAACAAAGAGCACGACAAAAGGTTCCTTTATGATGTCCTTGCCCATCAGTTGTCCGTACAAGCAAGTACCGATGATTATCAAGAAGGTAATGACGAAAAGAAATCGGAAGAGTTAGTAAGGAAGATAACAAATATGCTCGTGGAAAGGAAAAGCAAGGAATCGGAAGTGTTGGAGATAACTAAGATGCTCAGGGAAATGGAACTCAAGAAAATGGAAGAGTTGGTAAGCGAGATACCTAAGAAGCTCAGGGGAATAGAAAGCAACAACTTGGAAGTGTTGGTGATAACTAAGATGGTCAGGGAAATGGAGAGCAAGAAAACGGAAGAGTTGAAAAGGAAGATAACTCAGAAGCTCGGAGAAATGGAAGAGAAGAAACTCTGGGAGAtggcaaaaaaaaagaaatccggAGGATCAGATAGACTTTCTGATAACAAAGTATTTCAGAGTAATGATCGACTGGAAGATCAGAAGCCGAAAACTGAGAAGTCAATTAAAAGTGTctggaaaaagaaggaaaaaaataagactGTTGGGTTACCGATTAATGAGAAGTCTGGAGGACATATATCATCTTCTAAAGAAAAActatttcttttagtaattctGGATGATATTCGTAGTGACAGTACTTATGAAGAGGGAACTAGGGCTGAATTGGAAACGTTGCTGCCAAAGGAATCTAGGCCCAAGTTTTTAGTCACAAGAAGAAGGGACACAGTGAGCAAGGACGAGAAAATATTGAAGAATGGGGAACTGATCATTGATATTGAGCCCTTGCGAGAAAAAGAGTCAGGGACTCTATTTAAGAAACTTCTCAAAACTTCAATTCTCCATGAGGAAAGTTTTGTAGCAAGCATTGAGAAAATTGCCCAAAAGAGCAATGGTTTGCCAATTGCAGTAGTCAAACTGGTAGTAGAAGCCTTAAATCTATCAGGAGCAAATGATCTAGAGCTTTTGAAATTGGAAAATGCTCTGAAACAAATAGCTAATTATAAGGAAGCAGATAAATGCACAAGTTCGCTCTTGCGCTTAGCAATTCACATGTTGCATGGAAGTGATCATGGATCTTGCAGTACCCCAGGAAACGACACTTTGGTCAATTGCTATTGGCATAGCTGGGAATTCATAAGCAGACATGGTGCAATAGATTACAATGTGTTGATATTCAGCTGGATATTGGAAGGATATTTCGGTTCTGCCGATCATATTAAGCAGTCATATGAAGAAGGGCATCGTGTGTTGATGAAACTAATAGGATGTGGGTTGCTGAAAATGCTAGAAGATAATCTTATTATGATGGAAGAATTGGTTCTTTCCATTCCTGATTGTCGTCGTGATGGATATGAGCAGAGATCAGTCCTGGGATTAGCTCGTGTTCTTGACGAAAGCATTTGGAAAGGATTTGGGACACTTGCACCTTCAGATTATATGATAAAGACACCAAAAAGAGGcccaaaaaaagataaatatatttcCACTCTCCTCATTCATGGAAGTAGTCTCTGCAGGGAAGACCTAGATTTATACTTCGAGGAGAAGCTAGGACTCCAAAATCTTGCCATTTTCAATCCCAGGTTCGATTCAATCCCTCGATTATTGTCTAAAATGGAAGAGCTTTGTGTGTTGATTCTCAGAGGTTGTGATCAATTGCAAGAGATCGATGCCATCCAAAACCTGAAATCACTGACAGTTCTGGAGATATCCGATGCTAACTtcttagaaaagaaagaaaagatcaCTGGCGATCTTTTTAAGGAAATGACTAATCTTCAGACCCTTAACTTGTGTGCAGTCTCCATCAAAATGCTTCCTTCCTCTCTTTCTAACCTGAAACAACTACGTTGGCTCATCCTTAGGAGGTGCCCTTTTTTGGAAAGCTTGCCAAATCTAAAAGAACTTACAAATCTCGAGGTGCTTGATCTTTCTGGTTCTACATCTTTGCTAAATATTACAGACAAAACCTTCTCCCATCTCAAGAAAATCCAATTCCTTGATTTTTCCCATACCTCAATTAAAAGACTTCCATTCCTTTGCAACCTTGGCAACCTTGAAAATCTCACTCAACTCTTGTTGCGCAACTGTAAGTTAAATAGATTGCCTTCCTTTAAAGCCTTACCTGCTCTTCAGTGTATTGATATCTCAGCTTCTAATTCTAATATGTTAAAGGATATCAAAGAAGACTTTTTTGAAAATAAGGATAAACTCAAGATCCTTCATTTGTCCAAGACTGAAATCAGCCGTTTGCCTTCCAATTTTGGCAACTTTCCAAATCTTGAGCTGCTTGATCTTTCTGATTCCTCCAAATTGGTTACAATCCCAGAAAATGCCTTCAAAAACATGGGTTGCCTCCGTCATCTCAACCTCTCAAACACAAAACTTGAAAGTCTACCAAAAATATCCAACCTTGTTAACCTTCGACAGCTCTTTCTTGAGAATTGTGCACTACATAAATTACCAAAAATGGAAGGAGTTACAAGACTTGAGGAGCTTCATCTTTCTAATGCTTCTAGTCTAGTTGAGATTGAAGATCAATCATTTGATTATCTGAGCCATATTTATCTTCTTGATTTCTCACAtaccaaaattaaaactctaCCATCACTGGCCAAGCTCAATAACCTTCGTTCTCTCAACCTTTCGGGAACAAGACTTACATTTCCTTGCATTTCCAGTCTCACCAACCTCACTCAGCTTTCACTTCGAGGTTGTTCAATCTCAGATCAATCAGAGCCAAATTTTGGAGAACATAAAAAGCTCGAGGTTTTGGATCTATCAGAGATCACAGGAATCACGTCTCTATCAACATTGAACAATCTTACCAGTCTTCGGGAGCTCAAGTTGAGAGGGTGTTCGAAGTTGGAGCAGCTTCAACATTTGGAATCGCTTGCTCATTTAGAGGTTCTTGATTTGTGGGAGACGGGAATCAAGCAATTTCCCAAAGAGATTTGTAAGTTGACTCAGTTGAAGCACCTAGATCTGCCAAAGGGTATAATGGGTATTCAAGAATCTGACTTGCAGAAGATGGAGCCCGAATTTCACTTTTATGTTTTCCCTGAGCAAGGCAAAGCTGGGGACATCCATTGGCACAAAGTTGATCCTAACTTCAGAAGAATTTACTTCAACACTCTATCTTTACCTGGGGAGTGTCGCCAGTTTTTGGAAATCATTGGGTCTATTGAGGTTAAGGATGTCCTCAAGAAAGCTGCATATATATCTTTGATTGGAAATAAGTTCATCACACGATTATCAGATCTTGGTGTGGAAAATGTGGATGCAATGAAAGGTTGTTGGCTACAGAGGTGCCCGGAAATGGAGACATTATGTttggaagaagaaatagaagacaAAACGGTGGGAAATCTAGAGATTTTGTGGGTATCAAACCTTCCCAAATTGAAGGATTTATGCAGCGGGATACAGCCAGCAGGTGGGGGCTTTAAAAATCTAACAGAAATGTATCTAGATTGTTGCCCATTGATTAAATCTGTCTTTCATTCTTCCCAATTCCCGGAAAAGCTTAAGatcctccaaatcaaattctgtGAGGATTTAGAAATACTGTTTGAGCCGAATACCTTGGATAAAGCTGGAAATCTAGAGATTTTGCGGGCATCAAACCTTCCCAAATTGAAGGATTTATGCAGCGGGATACATACAGCAGGTGGGGGCTTTAAAAATCTAACAGAAATGTATCTAGATTGTTGCCCATTGATTAAATATGTCTTTCATTCATCCCAATTCCCGGAAAAGCTTAAGATCCTCCGGATCAAATTCTGTAAGGATTTAAAAAGACTATTCGAGCAGAATAATGTCTTGGACGCTGATAAAAAATGGAGTTTACAGAAATTGCATTTGGTGGAACTGCCCAAGTTGACTGAGATGGGGGTGCCAGAGTCGAAGAAGATTCGTGATGTATTTCCATCACTAGAAGCAATCACAGTGAAGGAATGCCCAATGCTGGAGATCATGTCGGAAAAAATAAAGGAGGCAAATTGTAACAACGTTGAAGAAGATTG gAATATACAACTATAA